The Colletotrichum destructivum chromosome 7, complete sequence genome contains the following window.
AGAAGGCTGAGGCTATCTTGGGTTATGAACTTGGTCCCTCTATTATGCTGCAGGGCCGGCTTGCAGCATTCGCGGACCAGTTCGCAGGCGGAATCATGCTCAAATGAATTGAGATAACTTGTGCAAGTTTGAAATCCCAGGCTGTTCACGAATCGACTCAATAAAAGCTAGTGTTTAGTGTTTCGACAAGATCACGAGGTTGAAATTTCCAACTACATGTAACCATCCACGAGTCGCTGGTCCAACCAATTCCTCATTTAccattcttcttcttctcatcctccttcttcttatcctccaccttcttggcggcggcagcctccgcctccttctttttATTGGATTCGACCGAGTGCCACGACGCAAGTTGATTCGCAGCCCCTGTACCAGTATCACCCCTAACCAGCCGCTCGTGATTCAGTCTGTGCTGATAGGTGTCTTCTGGCGAGTTGCTCTCATTTCTGTCTGCCCTACTACCCGGTTTAGTATTTGGGTTCAGCTTCTGTTTCTCTTCTTGCTTGTGCAAGTCAGATCTGTAAGAGTCCACAGACTTCTTGCAGTCCGGACCACAGGTGTTTTTGTTGATTTTGTCCAGGTTGTCTATATAGGCCTTGTCCTTAGGTCGTAGAGTTTCCTTATTGAACTTTTTGTCGGCGGCTGCTACCTCTTGATCCGTACCTCTTTTTGGGTTCGCCATGTTTGCTGGCGACATAGGATTCGTATTTTTAGTTGTTCCTGATGTAGTTCCCGATTTCTTTGTTCCCGAGTTCATTGTTCCCGAGTTCATTGTTCCCGAGTTCATTGTTCCCGAGTTCATTGTTCCTGATTTCATTGTTCCTGAGTTCGTTTTCTGTTGCTTCGTAGTTCCCGAGTTTGTGCTTGCTGTCTTCACGGTTCCTGGTGTAGTATTCGAGTTTCCTTTTGGTGGCTTCGTTCCTGGTGTAGTTCCCGAGTTGGTTTTTGGTGGTTTCGTGGTTCCTTGCGTAGTTCCTGACTTCGTGCCTCCTGATGACTTTGGAGTTCCTCCCGACTTTGGAGTTCCTCCCGACTTTGGAGTTCCTCCCGACTTTGGAGTTCCTCCCGACTTTGAAGTTCCTCCCTTCGTGCCTCCTGACTTTGAATTTGCTCTTGGGACAATCAGAAAGCCGTTGTTAGGATTGTTGTAGGTGCTCTCCTTGTTATAGTTGGCGTGTGTAGTATCAAGGGGAGCGGACGCTCCGTAATCTTGATTATCCAAGTCAGGGATATTAACTAAGGTCTTATTCCGAGCTTGGATACGACGTTCATCTGTGACCGTGATCTTAGAATCAGTAAAAAAGACGGTTCAAGGAATCATTTGACTTTACCTTCGTTGTTTGCTTTGACATTGAGACCTTCACTGGGCATGCCATCTTTGAGCGCTTGGGCAGGAAGGTGGGAGAGATTAGGGGAGACGGCAATAGGAATTGCGGCTGCAGTAGCTGCAAGAGTTCCCAAGAAAATGACGATAGAATGCATATTGAGAATATGGGTTTCTCCTCCAGAGATAACGATTTTGGCTTTGGAAAGTGTTTGGATACAtaagaagggaaagaaaagagggaaaTATGACAACTTTTATAATTTCTTAATGCTAACATTCAGGTAAGAGCTAGCGGCCGCAAAGATTTTAAAGTATAGAGGTTATACCGATTTTCCCTACAAACCGCTTTTCGGTAACTTCTTGAAAACGTAGAAGGATCCTTTCGGAGCATGGTGAATCATTAGGTTAAGGTTTATCTTAGCTTGGATATTGAGTTGAGCTGGACCAGTGAAGGCTTTTGAGACACAACGTAGGACGCGTGGCAGTGGGGAAATTCGTAGACAACGAAGGGCCTACTAATGAGGAGTCAAAAGGGACTAACTGGAAGAGGTTGCTGTGGCCGCGGCTGGCAATAAAGAGGGAAGTAGGGAAGTAGGGACATGCATACTCTCGTTTCCGATTTACCGATTGAGTCCATCTTGGATTACCAATTGAGCAGCCAAATTTTGAGTTTTTCTCGCTCTCTTCTTCCATTGAAAGAACTTGTTTCCCTTGTTCCCGGGCGTCTGATTCTTCGGACGGTGCCTCCGTGGCTTTACCCCTCATTTAGAGACTCATCCGGAAATCTGGTTCCGAACGTGCGAATAAGATACGATGTCCAAAGGCGAATAAAACGGCGCTGAGTTGTGTCTGTACGATGTACAAGGGTGTGCATTCAGTTTTAACCCCTGATCTGGTGTTGTGCAGGGTCAGACTGAGTAGCCTAGCGCTTGTTCAAAACGTTGACTGGCTGGAGTACGATGTCAAGCCTGAGTCTTTGAGTAGCCTGATGTACTGGCGTGGAGGCGAGTGTGGCTACACTTCCACATTCTACCTGTACCTGGCGAGGATAAAAGACTTTTGCTTGCAACCACAGTACGATGTAGGTTGCCATCAAGGGTGGTTGTTGATTGACTTCTGCGCTAGTGCCAGGGGGGAGTAGATCATAACCATAACCTAGTTGTAAAGCAGGGCTGGAAGTGTGTGTTACGACTATCTGTACAGCCTTTCCCTGTGTTGGAGAGGAGTATAAAGTTAGAAAACAGGGCTGAAGAAAGCGTTTATGCAAACCACAAACCTTCCTGGTGTTGGAAGAGAATTATAAAGTTAGAAAACAGGGTTGTTGATCTTACTTAAACGAGGCGAAGACTGCGCAGGCAGGGGATTGACGAACAAGAGATGATTTTGGAGACTAACTTGGGTCCACGATGTGAAAACTTTTCGATCTTGCAGCGAAGCTCGATGTTTTAAGGCTTTCATGACTAGTCCTGTTTGGAAAAGAGAAATGAGCTTAACCTAGTAAGTAAACCAGAACAGGTATAGAGGCTGCTTGAAACTATCCTTGTAAGAGAATGTGACATACAAGGTTAAATGTTAGAAACGAACAAGAGGAAACTGTGCCGTCTAGGCGGGAAAAGTGGGTTGTCGCAGTCTGGTGATTTAGAGTCCTCACAACGTTCGACATGAGGTCCTTCAGTAGCAGATCCTTGAAGCGATCTCTTGGCTCTGATCTGCTCGTCATTTTAGCTTCGGCATTCGCGATGTGTTCACGTAACGATTTCCGCATTCAATGGCTCGCTTCCCGAATGCTCGAAGGCCATGCTTCCGAGTTGGCTTTATGCATGTTGCATGGTCCGGGGTTTCGGGGATATTGCGTCTTGCAAACAGGAAGGAATCACGATGCATTCATGGTTAAGCACCGATGCAGCTCGGGGAACCCTCTTCCAAAGAACCATCTCTCTTAGTTTTACTGAACGCTGCAGGGTCCCCTTGGCTCAGCTATCTTCGTTGTGGCCGAAGATCTCGATCCGCGTAACCCCGCGCGAGGCTTGTTGGCGGTCTTGTCGCCGGTAAACCCCCTGGCTGCACTAGCTGGCACCTAGTCTCGCAAGAACCTGTGACGGAGCGGCCCGTCGCGTTACTTttggtcgaggaggcgcaCTTGAGCGACGGGCAGAACGATTGGTACACGCTGAACCAGGAAggcttcgacgaggatgtACAGCCTGCGCCAAAAGGACTTCTCACCTGAACTCCGGTCACTTGTGGTGACTTTGACCTCTCCGGGGGGCTTCGTCACGGTGCACAACTCTGTGTCAGCGGTGCATCCCTGATTGATGAGTCTGCGGGAGCAGATTTTGAGGGCTGAAAatgttgaagacgaggactTTGCGTCAGGCCCCGACGAGAGGCTGCTGATCAGGGCGGACAACCCCGAGAGTTTGTTGGTTGAGGACGAGCAGGAATGTCTCGGGATGCTGCGGTGGTTACTTGATGTGTACAGGCACTCTCAGCAacagtagcagcagcagcatctgTAACCCACGGGTTGACTGGATGAGAGCCACGGGTGCAACGTCTCAGCTCACCTAGTCGCTAAGCTTCTTCGCGACATGGCAGGCGACGTGACGGGATGGATCAAAGAGTTTGCAGCTGGGTGATCAAGATTTCACAAAGTTCGAATCCAAGGCTACCTTGTTTAGTTTCTATCAGACTTCGCTGTCCATGAATGTGAATCCCATGCGGATGCATTTCCCTTCCAGCCAACGACTGGCACGGCCTGTTCCAGTTTGTTTGATCCTAGTCATGACCCTCAGATAGCGTTGGGACCCCTCGCAAGGCTGTTCTTGACGTCGCCAGCCTTTCGTCTTGGCAGCAATGTACTCGGGGTCGACGATGACagcgagctggccgccgctCTTGCTGAAGGTATAGCTCGGTTATCTTTACTTCCAGCCTAGGTAACAACACCATGTACAGGGCTTTTTATGTTGACCATGGCCTATTTGCCTGCAAGACGCCAGCTGAAGGGGGAATGGATGAGAATAGGATGATGGCAGGAGTTCACCTACTGCTCATAATTGTAATTGCCTCGTGTTATGCCGATGATTCCACTCCCGGCAAAAACAGCAGCGGATGAAAACGTGATCTTCGTATATGTGGACAGCCCTCACATCCAATAACCATCTTTCCATAGTTCCTTCCTGTATCCCTCGGTCAGGcgctcgtcttcgccatAGACCTCCTGCCACCCAACGAAGCCCCGGTCGAGCACGTAGACGGTCTGCGGTTCTGTGTTGGCCGACTCCTCGGCTGTGTCCTGAGGCTTCTTGGATGCGAGTATTTGTTCGCGTTCTCGGAGGTAGCGAAGGGCAGCACTGGGACCGCGCTGCTGGGAGAGGGCGCAGTGGAAGACGACGGTCTTCTTgccttggaggcggcggatgAGGGTGGGCATCGTGGCATCGAGGCTGCGGGAGGGCATGTTGATGGCGCCCTTGATGTGGCCGCCGATGTAATCTGCCGAGGAACAGGTTAGCGAGAGAGCGAGCGAGGGAGGTCCTCGAATTGGTTCTTTCTCCTTATCCCAAGGAGACCGTTGGGAAGCTCACCATCGTCGCGAACGTCGACCACGGCCACCGaggggttggcggcggcctgctccGCCAAGAGGATGGTCGAGAGCTTATCGGCGGTGATGCGCTGAAGGTTTCCGATGCTCGCCATGGTGCGCGTGGAGTGGAAAAGccgcgaggagaaggcgttCATCGGCTGGGGGGAAGCGACAAGTGTGACGTCGAAGTCGGGGCTGATGTTTATCGCGATAGCTGGAATGAATTTTGGCGGGGGGAGCTTGGACGCGCGCGGGGCACATCTGCACCCTTTGTcaggggggggtggagggtATCCCTGTAACCCTGTTCTGTACTGTGATGTACTGTCCTGTCCTGTGTGTTTACATAATCTCACTTCCCTTTCGGCTCACCGTTGACCAGCAGTGTTAGCTCCAAGGTGACACTTTCACCTCATGATCCTCTGGATTTGACTGCGTGTGGCCTTCGATGCTTGGACGAGCAATGCCAGACTCGTTGTTCCGTTTCGAAACTTCCTGATGGCCACACCAAGCTCTTCTGTCACCAAGCTCTTCTATCACGACTCCCAACTCAGCAAAGTCGGACAGATGACAGGATATCAATCATAGTCAGTTGGTGAGTCCTCGACGTGTTTGAGCTTGATGTAATAATTCTCCTCATTTTTCAACATGAAGCAGATATCTTTGCCTGCAGGTGATGAGAAGAAGATAGACACATCCTTGCACCAGACCAGAACCACTTCTCATTCCTTCACAGTACTCAAATGAGCAGCGCCACAACGAAGATTGGAAGTAGCTAGGCTTGCAGTGCCCTTCAAATCAGTTGATGAAGAATTCATTGTCCAAGCGAGCCATTAGGTAGATAGATATATGTGCATCCGTTTCCAATGCGAAACCGAGAACACACAGTGTGAGGACTAGGCCCGCTAGACGACTGGgtcgaggctgccgccggcccCACTTCacggcctcggtctcggcgcTTGTATTGAACGCCGACCCGAAACCAAATCATTATGGACTCGGCCATCCCCCCGCGTTTTCTGATTCTGGGCCTCGCTATCCTTATACACTTCTCTTCGAGATTCGTCCCAATCTATGTTAAGTTCTGTCACTTCGTCCCGCCCGATTATATACGAGCAGCTTCATGTCAACGTTGGAGGAAAATCAATCTTGGTGACTCTCAGCTTGCTCGAGCGCATAATGATAGCTACGTAACCACTTCATCTGTCAACATCGCTCGGTTTGATTGATTCATCATGCTTAAATCGCGTCCTTCCAAACAGACCTTGCCACGTCTCGAACAAGAACAAGCTTCTCCCACATTCGTTCTTCCGTGGCGACACCCTTGTTGATACTGTGGCTAGCAAAACCACATTGAGGACTGACGGCCAGCGAGTCCGCAAGAACATCAGACACGGCTCTTCCTTGACCCTTGGCCATGGCTTCGGCAGCCTCATGTATCCTTTGCACCAGtgcctccttgtcctcgagctcggcgatctTTGTCGACACGAGCCCCAACACCACATTTTTGCCCTGAGGCACGAAGCGCAAAGGTTCGAAGTGACCAGAGATACGAGGGTCGTCGAACTCCAAGTAAAACGTGGCGTAGTTCAACTTGGGGAAAACATGCCGGGCAATCTTCTCGTACGACCCTTCTGCAAATGAGGGCCCGTCAGGCATGTTACCCCGGCAGAGATGAATGCCTACATGCATATCAAGCGGAAGACCCTCAAGAGCTTGGTTGTGTGCCCATATGTAGAGTTCCATCAAAGAGTCGGGGTCGATCCCGTCGCCCCGTAGTCCCTCTCGGAACTGCTCCACGATGAAGAAAGTCAGGTTGGGGTCATCCACCTGAACTGAACGCAGACCCGCGTCGTACAACGCTTTCAGCTCGGCCCGGAACGCGGCGGCTAGATCGAGAAAGTAGTCTTGGTCTGATGCGTATGTGCCAGGGGTGAAGGCCGTTCCTTTGGCGAGGTACATGTGCTGCCAAGTGATCGAGGGGATGGACATTTTGCAGTCTTTCCAGTACTCTTCGGGAACAGTCTTCTTGATCATCTCCCAGGCTGGGAGATACGCCGAACTGACATGCTTGATTTTGCCGGTGGCGACTACGGCGGCGAAGTGCTTCAGGCCCATCTTGGCCAGACCAGTCACGTTGGGCAGGTCAGGACGAAAGTCCTGAGGAATTCTGAGATCCTGGCGGACCTCCATCccctcgaggttctcgaaAAAGCCACCAAAGAAGATGGTGCGCTCATACTCCCCCGAAGTGATGGGTCGGATGTCTAGGTCTAGTTGTTTCTGTGCAGCatgggcgacggcggcagatGTTGCTACAGCCTGGTCGGCCGAGAGCTTGTCGGCGTAGAAGCCTAGTGAAGCGCGGTCTTCCAGGAGAAAGTCGGGACGGATCAAGGAGCCGACTTGGTCGGCGCGGAAGAGGGGAGCCATGACGATGCCTGAGCACAAGAGAAATGGGAGGGATGGTCTATGAGAAGAATAACACTGACGCGACCTGTTGCCCAGACTTTTATATCACCCGTTGGCGTCGTAGAAGTCACATTGCGCCCTAAAAGTAAAGTGCTGTGTGGCCCAGTCATCATGGCCACTTACATTGATCCACTTACATCCATGGACCATTGCAGTTTGGTGTAAACCAGTTCCATGCAACTCGGCCACGGGATGTGGATTGGTCCGGCTGAGCCAGCCACAGCCCCGTCGGTTCATAGCTTAATATATGAGAGTGGAAATAGCACCGTTCATTGGTGAGAGACTAGGGTATGCGTTACATTGTCGAGAACATAGCACTCTAGACGAACTCTGCCCCTTGTTTTCTCCGAGGCTTTTAAAGCAAAGTCGGCTTAACTTGCTTGATGCTAGACCAATGATACCAAAGGCAACCCCTAAGCAGGCAACTTCTTCCATTTCATACCGACAACCCCAACGATGGAAATCACCGCAACAGCCATTGGCACGCTGAAAGTCTCCTTGAGTGCCTTGTTATAAgcctcgatgacggcgggAAGCAGGTCTGCGGGTATCATTGCTTTGAGGTTGGTGGCCCCCATGTCGGCAATCGTCTGCCCGCTGAAGCCTCCCGTGCCGTGGAGGTGTTTTGTCAAGCCGTTTGCAAAGACGGCATTGGCGACGGACATGAGGATAGCCGGTCCTAGGTTTTGAAAGAGCGTGACGGCAGCCGTGCCTGCTGGAATATCAGAGAGTGCCAACGTGGATTGCACTCCCATCATGGGCTGCTGCGATCCCAGGCCTACCCCGATTCCGGCAATGATGGGATATGTGATCCATTTGCTGGGCCCAGTCTCAATCTCAAATGTGGTCATCAAGCCTAAGCCGATCGATGCTAGGACTGTGGCGATGAGCATGAAAGGATTGTACCAGCCAGTAAATGTGACCAGGTAGCCCGCCGTCAAGGCGGCGAGAACTTCTCCGCCGACATAAGGGACAAGCTTGATGCCAGACTCCCTGGCCGACTCGCCTTTGACAGCCTGGAACCAAATCGGGAGCCAGATGTCTGCCGTGTAGTAGGCTGCGTCGATGCAGGCAGCATAGAAGCAGGCAAAAGCGACATTACGCATCTTCATCAGACGCGGGGGCAGAGCTGCTTTGTCCCCCTTCCACATCTGCACGCCGATGAagcagacgaggaggactCCGAACGCGACAAGCAGGCCAATCATGGGACCGCTGTTCCACGGATACTCCGAACCGCCCCATTGAAGGGCCAGCAGGAGGCAGATCATgcaggcgaagaagatggagagtCCGAGCACGTCAAACTCCATGAGCTTCTGCTTGATGGTCTTGTTCCTGTCTTGGTCGGGCTGTTCCGGAGGCCGGAAGCAGAAACAGATCAAGGCCAGCGTGGCGACTCCGAGCGGAATGCTGACGTAGAAAGCCCATCGCCAGGAGAGGTGGCTGTCGGTCAGCGCTCCGGAGATGAGAGgtccgatgatgccgccgaccccGGAGAACGCGCCCAGGAAGCCGGTGTAGACGGCGCGTTTCCGGATGGGCACGCAATGAGCAAGGACAACCCAGGCaccgatgatgatgccgctGCACCCGATACCCGTGATGGCTCGACCGACAATGAAGGCGACAGAGTTGGGTGCGCTTCCACAGACTGCGAGGCCGACTTCTCTGAAGGCGATGGCCACCATGAAGGTCCACTTGAGGGAGAAAAGCTCGAAGCACTTCCCGTAGACCAACTGAAAGGAACAAAGCTGAGAGAAGCGTTAGCAAGGAAAGTCGATGAGAAGTTTCTGAAATGACTGGGTGGCAGACTTACGCTGAGCATATACGCAGAGCCGTACCATCCAACATGTTGCAAGGAATTGAACTGATTCGTGATGGCGGGGATGGCGGTTGCGATCAGGGTCATGTCCAGAAAGACTAGGAACACAGCCATGGCGAGCCCGAATATGATGAGAACCAGCCTGAGCCCTTGGGGATACTCCAcgtctgcgtcgtctgcatcGTCCGGGTGACCGGCTTCGTTGGCCTCTTTCGCTTCTTGGCTGGATATCAGAACACGTCCACCACTCTTCTCGTCGACAGCGACTGCCATCCCTTCCGTCACGGAACTAGTTTCTGAGCTGCCAAgggacgacgatggagcGTCGTTCAGTTTCGAACCGGACATTGTTGACGTTCCTTTTTGCATGGACGCCATGTTGAAGATGGTGAAGCGATTTGTGCAGCATTCCCTGACGAAGGTGGAATAGGATAAGTGTTGGGAGTGCGGACGCAGTAGTTCACTAGGGCACACACAATTCAGGTTGAGTGTTGCCTTCCGAGAGGCGACAACAAGAACACCATCAGACAGCTGACATTTGTCGCCATGTATGCCCCGTAAAGCTGTATCGCGCTATTTTGTGGCAAAACTGCTATCGCGAGCGTCGCAATCCAAGTGAGCAGGGCATCGTGCCTTTGGAAATCCTATCACACTTGATGGTGACACACCCGGGATCCAAGCCCCTGGGTAACCCACACTGTAACGTAGTGCTCAGACGAGGTAGGCGACTGGTCCCATCGATCCAAAGCTGCAGCCTGAAAGTGCCGGATTGGCTAGGTCCTGGAAATTCGGTACCTTTCCCTGGTTGAATCCTTGTTGCTGGTTGGGGAAACAAGTGCCTCGACACGAAGCGAAGTATTCGGGCGAACTGACACGCCTGGGATCAGATTCGTTTCCGAGAAGAATGGGTGCTGAGTGTATCGTATCACTCCAAGACACACTAACCCTGAACTTGCTCACCTCACTCATGCCGCCACTGAACTGTGCAAGGGTTACTGGACTCTTAGCGGCAAATCCTATGCCACGGTCATAAGTCTTGGTTCAGCCCGGTGAGATGCAGGAATCCGCTTCAAAAGGGCCAACCAGGGAAAATTCTCATGCCGTAAGAGGAAGCTGCTTAAGAGGATTTCCCATCCTTCAACTCGCTTTTTCTAGGCATGAAACCATCCGACACCGGCCAGAACACCAATAGTCGTTCTGTTTGGGGTTTCTGCTGATTGGTAGGATCGGACACTCGGGGTGGGATAATGGTAGCTCTGTATTCGACCTGCCAGAGAAGGACAAGGGTGATTTCCAGAAGCCCACTAAGTCTTGTCTTCATTTCGGTTGTCAGCATAGGCTTGGTCACGGTTCGTGTTCCACGAGTTCGGAGACGATAAGCCGTCAGTCAGATGGTCAGCCTCAACGCCCGCAAAAGAGACCCGGGTTTCGAGCACAACCCAGTAAGCCAAAGGAAAAAAGCCCACCGACCCGGAATCGATGAATAGCTCCACTTTGGGGTGCATGCTGCAGCTTTTGCAGGTCACTGCCGATGCGTAAGGCTGCAGTATCACGAACTGCAGATGTGTAGTTTGGGTATCAAGTTGTAGGTCGACTACCTTCGTTGAACAAGACTCTTCCCAAATAGAATTCTCAGTCGTTAACAAAGTCTGACAAAAATTGACTTTGTAAACACAGCTACCGTATGCTCTTGAGTAAATCGCCATTTGGGCTTACGATCGTGGTCACAATCCTGCCTCGCCTCTTCTCTCccaccctcttcttcgtcacGTCACCTCGCCAGAGAACTATTGCCAGATTGGTGCCGAGGGATCGTCATCCCAACACTTTCCCTGCAAACTGACAGAGGCTGTACGATCTACTCGGTCCTGATGGATCACGCCCGAGAGTCTGGATTGGTCTCCAATGCGCCGGATGCTTCCCCGTGGGCGACAACCCTCAGGCaaggtacggatacttgTAACTGTCCACTCAACTGTGCCATTCGTACTCAGATGAGGAGAGACGAACTATCGGTTCTTGAACCATGTTGCCTTCTTCGGAACCTCGGTGATCGGTCTTCATCTCTCGGCCAGAGGCCTTCGTGTGTGCTGAATCCAACCCCTGAAGACCAGTCAGAGATGAATGCAATGGCTTTGATCTATTTGCGTCTAGCCAAAGATGGCAAAGCAGATTCTGATCCTTCCATTTCCAAGGAAGAACTTGCAAAAGTGCACCTTGCCGTGGCGAAACACGAATGACCTCACATTTGGGTCTCCGCTTGCCCATGAAGAGATTTCACCCTCGACATAGGGGGCGTCTTGTCGAAAGTGGTGTGCTCCTGGCGCCCCTGAGATTACGATATCATGAACGAAGTTGCTGCCTTGATGACCCTTGGACTGAGTAAGGGTCAGGCTTTGGAATATTGTTCTGCCCATCATTCCACGACAGAGGTTTTCCCTCAAGAAGCCGATGCCCCTTCACACCTACATGTATTTCCACCCCGTTGACAGAGTGACCTTCAGCGCCAAGCTGCTCTATTTCTGCCTTTTTCTTGGCTCTACAAAGTAGACAAGATGCTAGTCCATACTGATGCACCTGCCCGCTCGGACTTCAAGGCTGTGGAGGTTCTTTTTTTCCATCATCACCAGTTCCAAAGCCTCAAGAAACAAGCTCGATGTTCGGCCTCTTCGGTCATTCGACTTGCCTGCGCGATTTCGTTACAGTCTTTCTGGCCCAACAAGTCGGCCAGTCTGGTTTTCCAGGGGAAGGAAGTAACCTGGCGGCATTGGAGCAAGAATCTTCCCCGAAACGAAAAGGTCGTGACGCTTCTTCAAGAGACTGGCCATGACGATACCACAACCGCCCAGTTGGCGAAAGAAGCAAGTTTCAGACACGCTTTGTCAGTCATTGCGCTCGAAGATGATCTTCAAACGCTGTTAGACATCCCTTCTCTGGCCAGTGTCAAGAGTATTGACACAAACGTACGTCACACATGACAAGACCCTCACGCGCTTGAAACTGACCAAATCCAGATTGAAGTACTTTTCACGGCTAGCTGGGACCCCTTCACCAAGGGAATACTGCTGAAGTGTGAATACACGCCATCCTGGTGCTCAGATTGGCAAGCAAAACGTGTCTTGGCCACATTTCGCCAGGTGCTACAGAGCATTGTCTCGCATCCATATTCACAGCTATCCGACATCGAGCTCCTAAACGACCTCGACCACCAACAGTGCCTGGACTGGAACCAATGCGTCCCTGAACGTTCCGACACGTGTGTGCACCAGCTGATTGAGCGCAACGTCCATGAAGCGCCGTTGAGcccggccgtcgaggctTGGGATGGTCAAATGTCATACGCTGAGCTGGACGAGGCATCGGACAAGGTTGCCCATGAACTATGCCAACGAGGCGTCGGCCCCGAGTCCACTGTtgctctcttcttcgacaagaGCATTTGGAATACCGTTGCCACGGTGGCAGTCCTCAGATCCTCTGGGGCATTTGTACCCTTGGACCCTTCCCAGCCTGACAACCGCATCTCTTACATCCTGGGTCAAGTCAAAGCTAAGGTCATCCTCTGTTCCAGGGGTCACGAGCAACGACTGCTTAGGCTCTCGGAAAACGTAGTTGCCTTGGACGAAGCATGGATCCAGTCAGCCCTGGACGCACCACTTCCGCACTCACTCTCCCCGCAGCCTTGGAATCTGGCCTACATCATGTTCACCTCCGGAAGCACAGGGGAGCCGAAAGGAGTCATGATCGACCACTCCGCTTGCGCAGCCGCCGTCATATCCCACGGCAAGGCCACCGGGTTCAGCCAAAAGACCAGGGCTCTCCAGTATGCTCGCCACACATTCGATGCCTCCATTGCCGAGATCTTGACGACGCTTGCGTTTGGCGGGTGTGTGGTCGTGCCGTCCGCAGACGAGCGGTTAAACAATATCACGGCCGTCATACAAGAGAAGAGAGTCAACTGGGCTTTCTTCACGCCTTCTTTGATTCGGCTGCTAGAGCCGTTCGAGGTCCCGGGCTTGGCGACGATCGTCCTTGGCGGGGAGCCCATAGGCCAGGACAACATCGAGA
Protein-coding sequences here:
- a CDS encoding Putative cobalamin-independent methionine synthase MetE/archaeal, UROD/MetE-like superfamily; translated protein: MAPLFRADQVGSLIRPDFLLEDRASLGFYADKLSADQAVATSAAVAHAAQKQLDLDIRPITSGEYERTIFFGGFFENLEGMEVRQDLRIPQDFRPDLPNVTGLAKMGLKHFAAVVATGKIKHVSSAYLPAWEMIKKTVPEEYWKDCKMSIPSITWQHMYLAKGTAFTPGTYASDQDYFLDLAAAFRAELKALYDAGLRSVQVDDPNLTFFIVEQFREGLRGDGIDPDSLMELYIWAHNQALEGLPLDMHVGIHLCRGNMPDGPSFAEGSYEKIARHVFPKLNYATFYLEFDDPRISGHFEPLRFVPQGKNVVLGLVSTKIAELEDKEALVQRIHEAAEAMAKGQGRAVSDVLADSLAVSPQCGFASHSINKGVATEERMWEKLVLVRDVARSVWKDAI
- a CDS encoding Putative major facilitator superfamily, MFS transporter superfamily, with amino-acid sequence MASMQKGTSTMSGSKLNDAPSSSLGSSETSSVTEGMAVAVDEKSGGRVLISSQEAKEANEAGHPDDADDADVEYPQGLRLVLIIFGLAMAVFLVFLDMTLIATAIPAITNQFNSLQHVGWYGSAYMLSLCSFQLVYGKCFELFSLKWTFMVAIAFREVGLAVCGSAPNSVAFIVGRAITGIGCSGIIIGAWVVLAHCVPIRKRAVYTGFLGAFSGVGGIIGPLISGALTDSHLSWRWAFYVSIPLGVATLALICFCFRPPEQPDQDRNKTIKQKLMEFDVLGLSIFFACMICLLLALQWGGSEYPWNSGPMIGLLVAFGVLLVCFIGVQMWKGDKAALPPRLMKMRNVAFACFYAACIDAAYYTADIWLPIWFQAVKGESARESGIKLVPYVGGEVLAALTAGYLVTFTGWYNPFMLIATVLASIGLGLMTTFEIETGPSKWITYPIIAGIGVGLGSQQPMMGVQSTLALSDIPAGTAAVTLFQNLGPAILMSVANAVFANGLTKHLHGTGGFSGQTIADMGATNLKAMIPADLLPAVIEAYNKALKETFSVPMAVAVISIVGVVGMKWKKLPA
- a CDS encoding Putative Rhodanese-like domain-containing protein codes for the protein MNAFSSRLFHSTRTMASIGNLQRITADKLSTILLAEQAAANPSVAVVDVRDDDYIGGHIKGAINMPSRSLDATMPTLIRRLQGKKTVVFHCALSQQRGPSAALRYLREREQILASKKPQDTAEESANTEPQTVYVLDRGFVGWQEVYGEDERLTEGYRKELWKDGYWM